The Winogradskyella schleiferi genome has a window encoding:
- a CDS encoding NAD(P)/FAD-dependent oxidoreductase — MNANHSNNNIKESACKVTDEICLPDSNLPRVIIIGGGFAGLALVEKLKHKEVQVVLFDKNNFHQFQPLFYQVATSALEPDSIVIPFRKQISGYKNVLFRLAEVEEIQPSTNTIITNKGRVHFDYLVLATGTTTNFFGMDNVESHSLGMKNIRDSLNIRHMMLQNLEQAAITCDDKERDALTNFVIVGGGPAGVEMAGALAEFRKYILPKDYPEYPSSIMNIYLIEAIDELLSTMSDKASSKTLEYLKDLEVKVLLNESVSNYDGSQVVTNCDKIILTKNLIWTAGVKGQFPKGIDKKHVVKGNRLKTDSFLMVEGYKNIFAIGDIAAVITEETPKGHPQVAQTAIQQGKYLGNVLLKIIKDEGVNPFEYKDKGSLATVGKRKAVADLGKFKFAGYFAWLLWSVVHLLSISGFRNRLMVGFNWAVSYFTYEKSNRLIIRNFKPKPSVNNTKK, encoded by the coding sequence ATGAACGCTAACCACTCAAATAATAATATAAAAGAATCTGCTTGCAAGGTAACAGATGAAATCTGCCTTCCAGACTCTAATTTACCTCGTGTTATTATTATAGGTGGTGGGTTTGCAGGTTTAGCGTTGGTTGAAAAACTGAAACACAAAGAGGTGCAGGTGGTACTGTTCGATAAAAACAACTTCCACCAGTTTCAGCCCTTATTTTATCAAGTGGCAACGAGTGCTTTGGAACCTGATAGTATTGTAATCCCTTTCAGAAAACAAATTAGTGGTTATAAAAATGTATTGTTTCGTTTAGCTGAAGTCGAGGAAATCCAACCTTCTACAAACACCATTATAACCAATAAAGGAAGAGTTCACTTCGACTATCTCGTATTGGCAACGGGTACAACAACTAATTTTTTTGGTATGGACAATGTTGAGTCCCATAGTCTTGGGATGAAAAACATTCGCGATTCTTTAAATATTCGCCATATGATGCTGCAAAATCTGGAACAAGCTGCAATCACTTGTGATGATAAAGAACGTGATGCCTTAACAAATTTCGTCATCGTTGGCGGTGGTCCCGCTGGTGTGGAAATGGCAGGAGCTTTGGCAGAATTCCGCAAATATATTCTTCCCAAAGATTATCCAGAATATCCTTCTTCCATAATGAACATCTATTTGATTGAAGCCATTGATGAGCTTTTAAGTACGATGTCAGACAAGGCATCATCAAAAACGCTAGAATATTTGAAGGATTTGGAGGTAAAGGTATTACTCAATGAATCGGTAAGCAATTACGATGGTTCACAGGTTGTCACAAATTGTGATAAGATTATTTTAACAAAAAACCTAATCTGGACAGCTGGTGTGAAAGGACAGTTTCCAAAAGGTATTGATAAAAAACACGTGGTAAAGGGTAACCGCTTAAAAACAGACTCATTTTTAATGGTAGAAGGCTACAAAAACATTTTTGCCATAGGCGATATAGCGGCTGTAATTACAGAAGAAACGCCAAAAGGACATCCGCAAGTAGCACAAACAGCTATTCAGCAAGGTAAATATTTAGGTAATGTATTATTGAAAATTATTAAGGATGAGGGTGTGAACCCTTTCGAATATAAAGACAAAGGTTCATTAGCTACAGTAGGGAAACGTAAGGCAGTAGCTGATTTGGGCAAATTTAAATTTGCAGGTTATTTCGCTTGGCTATTATGGTCAGTTGTACACTTATTATCCATAAGCGGATTTAGAAATAGATTGATGGTTGGTTTTAATTGGGCGGTAAGCTATTTCACATATGAAAAGAGCAACCGCCTAATTATTAGAAATTTTAAACCAAAACCTTCAGTTAATAACACAAAGAAATAA
- a CDS encoding universal stress protein, with protein sequence MKIVLAIDGSDFSKLAVKELAKLPLQNESEVCIINVYEHPAISTPSLITSTSSINSYYKEFLSNAEKIGKKIVSEAGKILKEKNSSLRITTNVVSGLPKKEILEKAESFDADLIVVGSQGQGAFSRLLLGSVSQYLATHAKCSVMIVKDKDTK encoded by the coding sequence ATGAAAATAGTGTTAGCCATAGATGGTTCTGATTTTAGTAAACTAGCAGTAAAAGAACTTGCAAAATTACCCTTACAAAATGAAAGTGAGGTCTGCATTATAAACGTGTATGAACATCCTGCGATATCAACACCATCATTAATTACATCAACAAGTTCTATTAATTCCTACTACAAAGAGTTTTTATCAAACGCTGAAAAAATAGGGAAAAAGATTGTTTCCGAAGCTGGTAAAATATTGAAAGAAAAAAATAGCTCACTTCGTATAACAACAAATGTTGTCAGCGGTCTTCCTAAAAAAGAAATTTTGGAAAAAGCGGAATCTTTTGATGCCGATTTGATTGTAGTGGGTTCGCAAGGGCAGGGCGCATTTTCACGTCTTTTATTAGGTTCCGTTTCACAGTATTTAGCAACACACGCCAAATGTTCAGTAATGATTGTAAAAGACAAGGACACAAAGTAA
- a CDS encoding lycopene cyclase domain-containing protein, with translation MSLITMPFGLTEPLFVPEYWFPPSLFDLAEKTGFDIESLIFSFAIGGIGTVLYNLIFKRGLAEIPHSERSHSRHRLHIYILFIPAAVFIILALFTSLNHIYCGIIALFIGGLATLYCRPDLKGKIWVGGILFTVLYFIYFGSILPFYPQYVELYWNLDNLTHILVLGIPIEELMFAFTFGMYWSGLYEHIYWRKLIQTEIIIPLKD, from the coding sequence ATGAGCCTGATTACGATGCCCTTTGGTTTAACAGAACCGTTGTTTGTACCAGAATATTGGTTTCCACCTTCGCTTTTTGATTTGGCCGAAAAAACAGGCTTCGATATCGAAAGTTTGATTTTCTCTTTCGCAATAGGTGGAATTGGCACTGTACTCTACAACCTTATTTTTAAAAGAGGACTTGCCGAAATACCACATAGCGAACGAAGTCATAGTAGGCACCGATTGCATATTTATATACTTTTTATACCAGCAGCTGTATTCATCATTCTGGCGCTTTTTACGTCGCTCAATCACATTTATTGCGGCATTATAGCTTTGTTCATAGGTGGATTGGCGACTCTTTATTGTCGCCCAGATTTAAAAGGAAAGATTTGGGTTGGGGGAATTCTGTTTACGGTATTGTACTTTATTTATTTCGGAAGCATCCTTCCGTTCTATCCTCAATATGTGGAGTTGTACTGGAATCTAGACAACCTGACCCATATTCTTGTCTTGGGCATTCCTATTGAAGAATTAATGTTCGCCTTCACTTTTGGGATGTATTGGTCTGGATTGTATGAACATATCTATTGGCGAAAACTCATTCAAACTGAAATAATTATTCCACTTAAAGATTAA
- a CDS encoding DUF5676 family membrane protein has translation MHRLNVKKLGFAFGLTGTIIYLGCMIVMATAGREGSIIFFNSLLHGLDTTNVIRMDVPLLEVLMGIVQTFILWWLIGASIGAFYNAQIKIKK, from the coding sequence ATGCATCGCTTAAACGTAAAAAAACTCGGATTTGCCTTCGGTCTTACAGGAACCATAATTTATTTGGGCTGTATGATAGTAATGGCTACAGCAGGGCGGGAAGGTTCAATCATCTTTTTCAATAGCTTATTGCACGGCTTGGATACCACCAATGTCATTAGAATGGATGTTCCCCTATTAGAAGTGTTAATGGGTATCGTACAAACTTTTATCCTTTGGTGGCTTATAGGCGCTTCTATTGGCGCTTTTTATAATGCGCAAATAAAAATAAAAAAGTAA
- a CDS encoding SHOCT domain-containing protein: protein MHLYDGHFGGMHLIWWIIWVILLAWIFFIPADIPYQKTIKDSPLDILKKRYAKGEISKEDYEESKRILNSDN, encoded by the coding sequence ATGCATTTATACGACGGACACTTTGGAGGAATGCACCTAATATGGTGGATTATATGGGTCATCTTACTTGCTTGGATATTCTTTATCCCAGCAGATATACCCTATCAAAAAACAATAAAGGACAGCCCACTGGATATTCTTAAAAAACGCTATGCAAAAGGCGAAATATCCAAGGAAGACTATGAAGAATCTAAAAGAATTTTAAACTCGGACAACTAA
- a CDS encoding heavy-metal-associated domain-containing protein, which produces MKQKFQINGISCGGCVARVKKTLEEHPNIEKAEIFLAPKGATRITMNEALSVADLQKQLDELNGYTITELNQ; this is translated from the coding sequence ATGAAACAAAAATTTCAAATAAACGGAATTAGTTGTGGTGGATGTGTAGCAAGGGTCAAGAAGACTTTGGAAGAACATCCCAATATCGAAAAGGCAGAAATTTTTCTGGCACCAAAAGGAGCTACACGTATCACGATGAATGAAGCACTTTCGGTTGCCGACTTGCAAAAGCAACTCGATGAGCTCAATGGATATACAATCACAGAACTTAATCAATAA
- a CDS encoding WG repeat-containing protein, with product MKKLLITLVLIPFLGIAQTIENLEYISPFNNEVAAIKKGNEWGFIDQDGKVIIDFRNDLVLTKTGNATYPIFSNEKCLIAHQKDGILYYGYIDKTGKTVITPQFLNATNFEYDKALVLKVEKETIGYNDIFNKDVVSYHYFEVVIDKQGKTIDHLTQLAIHISPKDKEDKNPPIITSKLISENLVTIKDSNKKWRLKKIE from the coding sequence ATGAAAAAACTACTCATCACATTAGTATTAATTCCCTTTCTAGGGATTGCACAAACTATAGAAAATTTAGAGTACATCTCGCCTTTTAACAATGAAGTAGCTGCCATTAAAAAAGGGAATGAATGGGGGTTTATTGACCAAGACGGCAAAGTAATCATTGATTTTCGAAATGATTTGGTGCTAACCAAAACAGGAAATGCAACCTACCCCATATTCAGTAACGAAAAATGCTTGATTGCCCATCAAAAAGATGGCATACTGTATTATGGCTATATCGATAAAACTGGAAAAACTGTCATTACACCTCAATTCTTGAATGCGACCAATTTCGAATATGATAAGGCATTGGTACTAAAAGTTGAAAAAGAGACTATAGGCTATAATGACATTTTCAACAAAGACGTCGTTAGCTACCATTATTTTGAAGTAGTTATAGATAAACAAGGAAAAACCATTGACCATCTAACTCAATTGGCCATTCACATATCGCCTAAAGATAAGGAAGATAAAAATCCACCTATCATAACCTCTAAATTGATTTCGGAAAATTTAGTGACCATTAAAGACAGCAACAAGAAATGGCGTTTAAAAAAAATTGAATAA
- a CDS encoding helix-turn-helix domain-containing protein, producing the protein MSKPKEFWIKNMVCNRCLKVIMQELQELEVTVLSLELGRLLVKAPNKTDNEIINAVTTVLHANDFEIVQNEEEMLVERIKIILIEQLQELPLHIKVKTSELLASNLHREYKTLSKLFSANQQTTIEKYFIKLKIEKVKELIQLKQHSFSDIGYLLDYSSVNHLSRQFKEVIGVSMTDYKNTENWKRNFYDEIM; encoded by the coding sequence ATGAGCAAACCAAAAGAATTTTGGATTAAGAATATGGTCTGTAATCGCTGCTTAAAAGTAATTATGCAGGAGTTACAGGAACTTGAAGTAACCGTACTTTCATTGGAATTGGGAAGGTTGTTGGTAAAAGCACCAAATAAAACAGACAATGAAATTATCAATGCAGTAACAACCGTGCTTCACGCCAATGATTTTGAAATAGTGCAGAACGAAGAAGAAATGCTCGTAGAAAGAATCAAGATTATTCTAATTGAACAATTGCAAGAGCTACCATTACATATCAAAGTAAAAACATCTGAACTATTGGCATCAAACCTTCATAGGGAATACAAGACATTGAGTAAATTATTTTCAGCAAATCAACAGACAACCATTGAAAAGTACTTTATCAAATTAAAAATAGAGAAAGTTAAAGAGCTCATTCAACTCAAACAACATTCCTTTTCAGATATAGGGTACTTATTGGACTACAGCAGCGTAAACCATCTGTCTAGACAGTTCAAAGAAGTAATTGGAGTGAGTATGACCGATTATAAAAATACTGAAAACTGGAAAAGAAATTTTTACGATGAAATTATGTAG
- a CDS encoding HYC_CC_PP family protein, whose amino-acid sequence MKSFFTKILSFFLAVFILFSTSSFTVDMHFCCNKLVDMAFFSKAESCMETAQKKDSNSKQCTSIQEKDCCDNQTIVKEGDDTFKKSNTILEIETLVFLNTFFNTYINLFEGLEENVISFKTYRPPLLSTDIIILNETFLI is encoded by the coding sequence GTGAAATCTTTTTTTACCAAAATACTGTCCTTTTTTTTAGCAGTTTTTATACTGTTTTCTACTTCTTCTTTCACGGTGGATATGCACTTTTGCTGTAATAAATTGGTGGATATGGCTTTTTTTAGTAAGGCAGAATCTTGTATGGAGACAGCGCAAAAAAAAGATTCAAATTCCAAGCAATGTACTTCCATACAAGAGAAGGATTGTTGCGATAATCAGACCATTGTAAAAGAAGGAGATGACACCTTTAAGAAGTCCAATACAATTTTAGAGATTGAGACTTTAGTTTTCTTAAATACTTTTTTTAATACTTATATTAATCTGTTCGAGGGGCTAGAAGAAAACGTCATTTCTTTTAAAACCTATAGGCCGCCTTTATTATCTACAGATATTATAATTCTCAACGAGACCTTCTTAATTTGA
- a CDS encoding TonB-dependent receptor family protein, translating to MRILFFLILILQFPNIWAQTNPQKKDTIQQKTEQLKEVIVSGNTILGSRFEVKNKTGSASYISEEDLKKFSYTNINRVLQTVPGINIYEEDGFGLRPNISLRGTSPERSAKINLMEDGVLIAPAPYSAPAAYYFPTIGRMQAVEVLKGSSQIQYGPNTTGGAINMISSRIPNKFSGRASIAAGNYDSRSTQLTIGDSYKNFGFVTDYFNYNSDGFKNLDGGGNTGFDKSDYLAKFRVNSNLDAKTYQSLTFKIQYSEEEANETYLGLTDEDFQENTFRRYRASSEDVMNAEHQQYQLTHFIRLSSSLDISTTGYLNKFKRNWYKLDDVNLGERVSISNILSSPQNFPLEYQTILGNENTQEDVMGVKANNRAYTSNGVQSIAKLRWGSDWLQTLEAGIRYHEDDEDRFQWVDRYAFLNNELIRTTVGEKGSDANRISGAKALAAHLLYTLKVENLTLTPGLRYENITLTQMDYGTNDPSRTGQDLSIRENKVNVWIPGLGANYRFSNDFSVFGGVHKGFSPPSNTPGQNAEESINYEIGTRFSVKGLQGELVGFYNDYQNLLGSDLAATGGPGSLDQFNAGEVRVSGIEFLLNYNLLYNKSEKFKLPVSVSYTLTDTEFLTSFDSNEDIYGVVTKGDEIPYIAKNQLNATFGLEHKKFEVNLNSRYTGAFRTKAGSGSIPENFKVDSNFIVDLSARYFLNENFTLSTNIINLFNTKYAVSRVPAGLRPGHPFGINFSVAYGF from the coding sequence ATGCGAATTCTCTTTTTTCTAATACTTATTTTGCAATTCCCAAATATATGGGCACAAACTAATCCCCAAAAAAAAGATACTATCCAACAAAAAACGGAACAGTTAAAAGAGGTGATAGTCTCTGGAAATACTATACTCGGTAGTAGGTTTGAGGTTAAAAACAAAACGGGTTCTGCAAGCTATATTTCCGAAGAAGACTTAAAAAAATTCTCTTATACTAACATCAACAGGGTATTACAAACAGTTCCAGGAATTAACATTTATGAAGAAGATGGCTTCGGACTACGCCCAAATATAAGTTTGCGAGGCACATCGCCTGAGCGTAGTGCAAAAATCAATTTAATGGAAGATGGTGTGCTCATTGCCCCTGCACCTTATAGCGCACCTGCCGCCTATTATTTTCCTACCATTGGTCGTATGCAGGCCGTAGAAGTTTTAAAAGGAAGCAGTCAAATTCAATACGGACCCAATACCACTGGTGGCGCCATAAATATGATATCTTCCCGAATTCCAAACAAATTCTCTGGAAGGGCTTCCATTGCTGCAGGAAATTACGATTCAAGAAGTACTCAATTAACAATTGGTGATAGCTATAAAAATTTTGGATTTGTAACGGATTATTTTAATTATAATTCTGATGGTTTTAAAAATCTTGACGGTGGTGGCAATACAGGATTTGACAAATCTGATTATTTGGCCAAGTTTAGGGTTAACTCAAATTTAGACGCAAAAACGTATCAGTCATTAACGTTTAAAATTCAGTATTCCGAAGAAGAGGCAAACGAAACTTACTTAGGTTTGACAGATGAAGATTTTCAAGAAAATACCTTTAGAAGATACAGAGCTTCTTCAGAGGATGTAATGAATGCCGAGCATCAACAATACCAACTTACCCATTTTATCCGATTATCATCATCATTAGACATAAGCACTACCGGTTACTTGAATAAATTCAAACGTAATTGGTACAAATTGGATGATGTAAATTTAGGCGAAAGAGTGAGCATTAGTAATATCCTTTCATCGCCACAGAATTTCCCATTAGAATACCAAACCATTTTAGGAAACGAAAACACCCAAGAAGATGTTATGGGCGTAAAGGCAAATAACAGAGCATACACTTCAAATGGTGTTCAATCCATTGCCAAATTACGATGGGGCTCTGATTGGTTACAAACTTTAGAAGCCGGAATACGCTACCACGAGGATGATGAGGACAGATTTCAATGGGTGGACAGGTATGCATTCTTGAACAATGAATTAATACGTACGACAGTAGGCGAAAAAGGGTCTGACGCTAACCGCATAAGTGGTGCAAAAGCTCTCGCTGCACACCTCTTATACACCCTAAAAGTTGAGAACCTGACCCTAACACCTGGCTTACGCTATGAGAATATAACTCTAACCCAAATGGACTATGGCACCAATGACCCTTCCAGGACTGGTCAAGATTTATCCATTCGCGAAAACAAGGTAAACGTATGGATTCCTGGTTTAGGCGCAAACTACAGATTTAGTAACGATTTTTCAGTTTTTGGTGGTGTACACAAAGGGTTTTCCCCACCAAGCAATACACCAGGGCAAAATGCCGAAGAAAGTATTAATTACGAAATAGGAACCCGATTTAGCGTTAAAGGGCTACAAGGGGAACTTGTTGGGTTCTACAATGACTATCAAAACCTACTGGGAAGTGATTTGGCTGCTACAGGTGGTCCGGGAAGTCTTGACCAGTTTAATGCAGGTGAAGTGCGCGTAAGCGGAATTGAATTTTTACTGAATTACAACCTACTATATAATAAGTCAGAAAAATTTAAACTTCCTGTGTCGGTTTCCTATACCCTCACGGATACCGAATTTCTGACCAGTTTCGATAGCAACGAGGATATTTATGGAGTGGTGACCAAAGGGGACGAAATACCATACATCGCAAAAAATCAGTTAAATGCAACTTTTGGGCTAGAGCATAAGAAATTTGAAGTAAACCTAAATTCACGATATACTGGAGCATTTAGAACTAAAGCTGGTTCAGGATCTATTCCTGAAAATTTTAAAGTGGATTCTAACTTCATAGTTGACTTATCTGCTCGTTATTTTCTTAATGAAAATTTTACGCTATCAACAAACATCATAAACCTATTTAATACAAAATATGCTGTATCTCGTGTGCCAGCAGGTCTACGTCCTGGCCATCCTTTTGGAATTAACTTTTCTGTAGCATATGGATTTTAA
- a CDS encoding HYC_CC_PP family protein, which translates to MKKVFYKISSACLALIVLLSTVSFTVDSHYCGDTLVDSSLFGHAESCGMEVQQQLDSSECDISKKDCCSDEQVIVEGQDTLKTSFDKLDKDKQLFVAAFIHTYINLFFESQEDLNSYRDYTPPPLVRDIQVLDQTFLI; encoded by the coding sequence ATGAAGAAGGTTTTTTATAAAATATCATCCGCTTGCTTAGCACTTATTGTGTTGTTGTCAACTGTTTCTTTTACTGTTGATAGTCATTACTGTGGCGATACTTTAGTGGATTCTTCTTTATTTGGTCACGCTGAATCCTGTGGTATGGAAGTTCAGCAGCAATTGGATTCATCAGAGTGTGATATTTCAAAAAAAGATTGCTGTAGTGATGAACAAGTGATTGTTGAAGGTCAAGATACTTTAAAAACATCGTTCGACAAATTAGATAAAGACAAACAACTATTTGTTGCTGCTTTTATCCATACTTATATAAATTTATTTTTCGAATCTCAAGAAGATTTAAATTCATATAGAGATTACACACCTCCTCCCTTGGTCAGGGATATTCAAGTTTTAGACCAAACATTCCTTATTTAA